From a single uncultured Fusobacterium sp. genomic region:
- the pykF gene encoding pyruvate kinase PykF, translated as MKKTKIVCTIGPKSESVEMLRKLLDAGMNMMRMNFSHGDYEEHGNRIKNLRQVMAETGKRAAIVLDTKGPEIRTIKLVNGEDVKIVSGQNFTFTTDRTVIGDETRVAVTYEGFTSDLKAGDTVLVDDGLLEFTVTEVVGNEVRCVAQNNGELGENKGVNLPNVSVNLPALSEKDINDLKFGCEQGIDYVAASFIRKADDVRAVRRVLDENGGQNVQIISKIENQEGVDNFEEILALSDGIMVARGDLGVEVPVEDVPVAQKMMINRCNAVGKVVITATQMLDSMIKNPRPTRAEVNDVANAILDGTDCVMLSGESAKGKYPVEAVTVMARIAEKMDPLVKPTNKCANEEITITSAVAKGTAEVSESLGAKVIVVATQSGRAARDMRRYFPTATILAITNNEKTANQLMISRGVVPFVDGNAESLDSFFALAEKVAVELGLATTGDIIVATCGESVFKQGTTNSVKVIEVK; from the coding sequence TTGAAAAAAACTAAAATCGTTTGTACGATAGGGCCAAAATCTGAATCAGTAGAAATGCTAAGAAAATTACTAGATGCAGGAATGAACATGATGAGAATGAACTTCTCTCACGGAGATTACGAAGAACACGGAAATAGAATAAAAAATTTAAGACAAGTAATGGCTGAAACTGGAAAAAGAGCAGCTATTGTACTAGATACAAAAGGACCTGAAATCAGAACTATCAAACTTGTAAATGGTGAAGATGTAAAAATCGTTTCAGGACAAAACTTTACATTCACTACAGACAGAACAGTTATTGGAGACGAAACAAGAGTTGCAGTAACTTATGAAGGATTCACTTCAGACTTAAAAGCTGGAGATACAGTTCTTGTAGATGATGGATTATTAGAATTCACAGTTACTGAAGTAGTTGGAAATGAAGTAAGATGTGTTGCTCAAAACAACGGAGAATTAGGAGAAAACAAAGGAGTTAACCTACCTAACGTATCTGTAAATCTTCCAGCACTTTCTGAAAAAGATATTAACGACTTAAAATTCGGATGCGAACAAGGAATTGATTATGTAGCAGCTTCATTCATCAGAAAAGCTGACGACGTAAGAGCAGTAAGAAGAGTACTAGATGAAAACGGTGGACAAAACGTTCAAATTATCTCTAAAATAGAAAACCAAGAAGGAGTAGACAACTTCGAAGAAATTCTTGCTCTATCTGATGGAATCATGGTAGCAAGAGGAGACCTTGGAGTAGAAGTTCCAGTTGAAGATGTACCAGTAGCACAAAAAATGATGATCAACAGATGTAATGCAGTTGGAAAAGTTGTTATTACAGCTACTCAAATGCTAGATTCAATGATCAAAAACCCAAGACCTACAAGAGCAGAAGTAAACGACGTTGCTAATGCAATACTTGATGGTACAGATTGTGTAATGCTTTCTGGAGAATCAGCAAAAGGAAAATATCCAGTAGAAGCAGTTACTGTAATGGCTAGAATTGCTGAAAAAATGGATCCATTAGTAAAACCAACAAACAAATGTGCTAACGAAGAAATAACAATCACTTCAGCAGTTGCAAAAGGAACAGCAGAAGTAAGCGAATCTTTAGGAGCAAAAGTTATAGTTGTAGCAACTCAATCAGGAAGAGCAGCTAGAGACATGAGAAGATACTTCCCAACAGCAACAATCCTAGCTATAACAAACAACGAAAAAACAGCTAACCAATTAATGATTTCAAGAGGAGTAGTTCCATTTGTTGATGGAAATGCAGAAAGCTTAGATTCATTCTTCGCACTAGCTGAAAAAGTAGCAGTAGAATTAGGATTAGCTACAACTGGAGATATCATCGTAGCAACTTGTGGAGAAAGCGTATTCAAACAAGGAACTACAAACTCAGTTAAAGTAATAGAAGTAAAATAA
- a CDS encoding N-acetylmannosamine-6-phosphate 2-epimerase, which yields MSKFEQVKGKLIVSCQALEDEPLHSSFIMGRMAYAAFVGGASGIRANTVVDIQEIKKNVELPIIGIIKKQYGDNQVYITPTMIEIEALVAEGVDVIALDGTKRERPDGRTLEDLMKKAKTKYPNQMFMADISCVEEAVEAQRVGFDIVGTTLVGYTEYTKGNDPLTELEKVVKAVSIPVIGEGNLDTPAKARKALEVGAYAVVVGGAITRPQQITKKFVTEMAK from the coding sequence ATGAGTAAATTTGAACAAGTAAAAGGAAAATTAATAGTTTCTTGTCAAGCTTTAGAAGATGAACCATTACATAGTTCATTTATTATGGGAAGAATGGCATATGCTGCTTTTGTAGGAGGAGCATCTGGAATTAGAGCAAATACAGTAGTTGATATTCAAGAGATCAAAAAAAATGTAGAACTTCCTATAATTGGAATAATTAAAAAACAATATGGAGATAACCAAGTATATATTACACCAACTATGATAGAGATAGAAGCTCTAGTAGCTGAAGGTGTAGATGTAATAGCACTTGATGGAACAAAAAGAGAGAGACCTGATGGAAGAACTCTTGAAGATTTAATGAAAAAAGCAAAAACAAAATATCCAAATCAAATGTTTATGGCAGATATCTCTTGTGTAGAAGAAGCTGTTGAAGCTCAAAGAGTTGGATTTGATATAGTTGGAACTACATTAGTAGGATATACAGAGTATACTAAAGGAAACGATCCTTTAACTGAGTTAGAAAAAGTTGTAAAAGCTGTTTCAATTCCAGTTATTGGAGAAGGAAATTTAGATACTCCAGCTAAAGCAAGAAAAGCTCTTGAAGTAGGGGCTTATGCAGTAGTTGTAGGAGGAGCTATAACAAGACCTCAACAAATAACTAAAAAATTTGTTACTGAAATGGCAAAATAA
- a CDS encoding YhcH/YjgK/YiaL family protein yields MIYGEIKELNQYRGISKNLDKAIDYILSGKYKDGVPGKNEIDGDNLYFNYPNCPMTKELKDGFFEGHKQYIDIHVVISGEENLGYTPRPEVTLTKEYDEAGDYELYDGEVKNMFHLTPERFVMFFPEEPHMALLKVGEVKQITKVIFKVLV; encoded by the coding sequence ATGATATATGGAGAAATAAAAGAGTTAAATCAATATAGAGGAATTTCTAAAAATTTAGACAAAGCTATTGATTATATTTTAAGTGGAAAATATAAAGATGGAGTTCCTGGGAAAAATGAGATAGATGGAGATAATTTATATTTTAACTATCCAAATTGTCCAATGACAAAAGAATTAAAAGATGGATTCTTTGAAGGACATAAACAATATATAGATATTCATGTTGTTATTTCAGGAGAAGAAAACTTAGGGTATACTCCACGTCCAGAAGTAACTTTAACAAAAGAGTATGATGAAGCAGGGGACTATGAATTATATGATGGTGAAGTAAAAAATATGTTCCATTTAACACCTGAAAGATTTGTTATGTTTTTCCCTGAAGAACCACACATGGCATTATTAAAAGTTGGAGAAGTAAAACAAATAACAAAAGTTATTTTTAAAGTTTTAGTTTAA